The following proteins come from a genomic window of Macadamia integrifolia cultivar HAES 741 chromosome 14, SCU_Mint_v3, whole genome shotgun sequence:
- the LOC122062134 gene encoding V-type proton ATPase 16 kDa proteolipid subunit produces the protein MSSTFSGDETAPFFGFLGAAAALVFSCMGAAYGTAKSGVGVASMGVMRPELVMKSIVPVVMAGVLGIYGLIIAVIISTGINPKAKSYYLFDGYAHLSSGLACGLAGLSAGMAIGIVGDAGVRANAQQPKLFVGMILILIFAEALALYGLIVGIILSSRAGQSRAD, from the exons ATGTCTTCAACTTTCAGTGGAGATGAAACCGCTCCCTTCTTTGGCTTCCTCGGAGCAGCTGCGGCTCTCGTCTTTTCCT GTATGGGTGCTGCTTATGGTACTGCGAAGAGTGGCGTTGGTGTTGCATCCATGGGTGTGATGCGGCCTGAGCTTGTCATGAAATCGATCGTTCCAGTTGTTATGGCTGGAGTTTTGGGTATTTACGGTTTGATTATCGCTGTTATTATTAGTACTGGAATAAACCCCAAGGCCAAGTCGTACTATTTGTTTGACGGGTATGCTCACTTGTCGTCGGGTCTGGCTTGTGGCCTTGCTGGGCTATCTGCTGGAATGGCGATCGGGATTGTTGGTGACGCCGGAGTTCG GGCTAATGCACAGCAGCCAAAGCTTTTTGTTGGTATGATCCTCATCCTCATTTTTGCAGAAGCGCTCGCCCTTTATGGTCTTATCGTAGGTATCATTCTCTCCTCCCGAGCAGGCCAATCTCGGGCAGACTAA